The Ralstonia wenshanensis genome includes a region encoding these proteins:
- the prfH gene encoding peptide chain release factor H — translation MVLLQLSSAQGPAECELAVVKALAQLQREAADAGVKLELLEQEDGERAGTLRSALISLEGDTEDAVARAWEGTIQWTCTSPYRPRHERKNWFFGVARCAAPSETLPGEIRFETTRSSGPGGQHVNKTESAVRATHIATGISMKVQTERSQYANKRLAVLLLAHKLADHDAAADAAQRAQRRALHHQVERGNPHRVFKGERFEPAD, via the coding sequence ATGGTGCTATTGCAACTCTCTTCCGCGCAAGGTCCGGCCGAATGCGAACTGGCTGTGGTGAAAGCGCTCGCGCAACTGCAACGCGAAGCCGCAGACGCTGGCGTCAAACTCGAGCTGCTGGAACAGGAGGATGGAGAGCGCGCTGGCACGCTGCGTTCAGCCTTGATCAGCCTGGAAGGTGACACTGAAGACGCCGTGGCGCGAGCATGGGAAGGCACGATCCAGTGGACATGCACGAGCCCCTATCGGCCGCGGCACGAGCGCAAGAATTGGTTCTTCGGGGTGGCGCGCTGTGCAGCGCCATCAGAAACGCTACCGGGCGAGATCCGCTTCGAGACCACGCGTTCTTCGGGCCCCGGCGGCCAACATGTCAACAAGACGGAGTCGGCCGTACGGGCCACCCATATCGCCACGGGCATCAGCATGAAGGTGCAGACGGAGCGCAGCCAGTACGCCAACAAACGCCTGGCCGTGCTGCTGCTCGCTCACAAGCTGGCGGACCACGACGCAGCTGCCGATGCGGCGCAGCGTGCGCAACGGCGCGCGCTCCATCATCAGGTGGAGCGCGGCAACCCGCACCGCGTGTTCAAAGGCGAACGTTTTGAGCCGGCAGACTAG